The genome window AATAAAAGAACCTTTAGACCTTGGTATCAGGGCTATAAATGCTCTTTTAACTGTTGGAAAAGGACAAAAGATAGGGATATTTGCAGGAGCTGGAGTAGGAAAGAGTACCCTTATGGGGATGGTTTCCCGTTATACGACTGCAGATGTCAACGTAGTTGCTCTTATAGGAGAAAGAGGGAGGGAAGTAAGAGAGTTTATAGAGGATAATCTTGGGGAAGATGGGTTGAGAAAGTCAGTGGTTGTGGTTGCTACTTCAGACCATCCACCACTTGCCAAGATAAGGGCTGCTTTTACCGCCTGTGCAATTGCAGAGTATTTTGCTTGGAAGGGAAAAGATGTTTTATTGCTTATAGATTCGCTAACAAGACTTGCAATGGCGCAAAGAGAGATAGGTTTAGCTGTTGGAGAACCTCCTACCTCTAAAGGTTATACACCTTCTGTGTTTTCCACTATGGCTAAACTCATAGAACGGGCTGGAAACTTTGTTGGAGCAGGGAGTATTACAGGAATATATACCGTTCTTGTTGAAGGAGATGATATCTCACTTGATCCCGTTGCTGACGCTGCAGTTGGTTTTCTTGATGGACACATAGTTTTGTCAAGAGAACTTGCCAACAGAAGACTTTTCCCAGCAATCGACATTGTTAAAAGTATAAGTAGGCTTGTTCCTCAACTTGTAAGCGAAGAAGTTATAAAGGAACAATCCATAGTCTTTGAAATAGAAAGTACCTATCGTGAAAATAGCGATGTTATAAATCTTGGGCTGTATAAGAAAGGGACATCTCCCAAGATAGACCTTGCTATTAGTGTTCACTCAAAAATTGAGGAATTTATAAAACAAGAGGTTGAAAAGAGAGTTACTTTTCAAGAAAGCTTGTTGCAGCTTTCCGATTTAGTAGAATATATTAGGAAGGAGGGAGATAGATATGGCTATAGATGGGATAACAACTGATTTTATATATTCTGGTGATCAAGAACCAAAAATTGTGAGTGCCAATTATGATAACGCCCAGATGTCCCAAGAAGATTTCTTAAAGATCCTCTTGACAGACCTTCAATGGCAAGATCCTCTTAATGCAAACGATATTAGTGACCTTATCAACAATACAGTAAAGTTAAGAGAAATGGAAGTTCTGAATACATTTGAAAGTAGTATCGATAAGTTTGTTTCCTCTTTGGAATCTCAATCTCTATTCTTCGCATCCTCCTTTATAGGAAAGCTTGTTGAGTATGAAGGAAACCAGACTTACGTTCAGAACGGAAAAGGATATGCTTCTTTTACCCTTTCGGCTCCTGCAGATACTGTAAAAGTTACCGTTTTTGATCAAAGTGGTAATATTGTTGAAGAGAACGTTTTCTATAATCTAAATGGAGGAGAGGAATATCCGGTAGAAATAGATAATCCTGACCTTCCTGATGGCTACTATACCGTTATGGTAGAAGCAACCAATGGTGGTGTTCCAGTTGAAGCTAATGTAAAAAGTTTAGCTTACGTTACGCAAGTTAGAAAAGATGAGACAGGAGAAGTATATGTAGTAACTGATGTTTCTTCTATACCGCTTAGTAAAATTATTGGAATAGGAGGATAGAGATGCTGCAGTCTTTCTACACAGCTTTTACAGGACTAAACGCAGATAAAACTTGGCTATCTGTAATTTCGGATAACATAGCCAACGTTAATACAATAGGTTTTAAGGCAGAAAGGGCCGTTTTTGAAGATTTACTTGCTAAGAGTTTAACAACTTTTAAAAACGGTGCCCCCGTTAACCAAGAAGTAGGAGGAGGCACCTTTGTAGGTTCTACAGTTAAAGACTTTAGCCAAGGTACTTTTATGAATACAAATAATCCCCTTGACTTGGCTCTAGATGGTGAAGGTTTCTTTATGGTAAAGGATGAAGCAGGGGTTGTGTATTATACAAGAAATGGAGAGTTTAGGCTAGATGCTAATGGAGATCTTATAAATATGCTTGGAATGAAAGTTCAAGGGTGGATGCTTGATGATAATGGGAATATGGCAGGAGCTATAAGTAATATAAATGTTCCAATGGGTATGAATCCTAAAGTAACGACCCAGATTCTCTTTAAAGAACCTTCAAATCTTGATTCTAGGGCGGAAGTGATTACAGCCAACTTTGATCCTGCAGATTCTACTACGTTCAACTATGTAAATTCACAAACCATATACGATTCGTTGGGTAATCCGCATGAAATCTCATACTACTTCCAGAAGGTGGACTCTGGTACGTGGAAGGTTTATACGTTAATAGACGGAACGTTAACACCTGTAACAGATGGAACGAACTATTACGAATATGTCATTCTTAAATTTGATGCAACAGGTAGTGTAACAGCTGCGGAAGCCGATACTCAAGTATCACTTACTTCAGAAACTCCGACTGGAACGAGCGGTTCCTTTACTTTGACTTCATCTCCCGTTATTGGAAGTGTTCACATAAAGTATGTAGATAGCGTTCAAGTTGATATATACGATGTAGGGGACGGAAATGGTGACGGAATAGGAAACTTGGTAGACGCAAATGGAAATATTGTAGGAACTATAAATTACACTACTGGAGAAATACAGTTAACGGGAGACTATGCCTCCGCAACAAAAATAACAGTTGATTATTTAAATAACCCTACTACGCTTACTTCAGCAGTAACTCTTGACATAGAGAAAGTAAATATTTCAGGTTACGATCCTAACACAGGCGCAGATTCTAACTTCTCAATAGCTATTAACTTTAATGATCTCAAGCAGTTAGCGTCTGACTTCATCTTTTATGCTCAACAGGATGGAAACGGCAAAGGAGATCTGCTTTCTATTGCTGTTAGTGAGGATGGGACAATAAAAGCAACCTATAGTAATGGATCTGTTAAAGATATTGCAAGAATTGCGATCGCAACTTTCAAAGACAAAGAAATGCTTGTAAGAAAAGGTAGTTGGCTTTACATGCCAAATGTTCAGACGTTTACTCCTATAATCATGCCTGGGGGAGTTATATCTAAAGTAAGAAGTGGTATGCTTGAGATGTCGAATGTGGATATTGCTAACGAGTTTATTAACCTGATAACCGCTCAGCGTTCTTACCAAGCAAATGCGAGAGTTATTACTACTGATGATCAGATCTTACAAGAGACTATGAACATTAAGAGGTAATGAGGATGGCTGAAGAAGAAAAGCAGGAACAAGAACAACAAGGTGGTGGTAAAAAGAAACTGTTTATACTTTTGGCTTTGCTCCTCGTTCTCGGTATAGGAGGAGGAATTGCTTATAAGTTTCTTGTCCTTGACAAGAAGAAAGAAGAACAGTCTCAAGAAAAGCAAGCTCAGAAAATTATTGAGGAGATAAAGGCTACTGAGAACGTAGGAGTAATGTTTGACTTGGGGACTTTTGTTGTAAACTTGGCTGATAATGACATTGAGAGGTATTTAAAAGTTTCTGTTGTTCTTGAACTTAAGGATCAGAAAGTTCAAGCAGAAGCTCAAAAAAGGCTTCCTGAAATAAAAGATGCTATTACGACCTTATTGTTGACTAAGCGTTCTTCAGAGATAAAAACTCCTGAAGGTATAGAGTTTTTAAAAGAAGAAATAGCTAAAAGGGTTAATGCTATCCTGCCTTTAGGTGGTGTAAAGAACGTTTACTTTACCGAGTTCATAGTACAAACGGGTTAACCGATGGAAAAGAAAAAGGGTAAGTTTGAAAGGTTTAAAGACGTGAACTTAAGGATTTCTCTTTCCATAGGAACAAAGACTATGTCGTTAAGTAAGGTTATGAGACTTAGAGAAGGAGACATTATAGAGTTTGATAGAAAAGTAGATGATTACCTTGATGTTTACTTAAATGGAAGGAAGTTTGGAATAGGGGAACTCATAATAGTTAACGAAAAGTATAGCTTGAGGTTAGTTGACCTTGTTTGAGTTCCTCTTCTCTTCTTTTTTTATTATTTTTCTGCTTCTTGTTATTTACTACCTTGTTAACAAGTATAACTTTATAAATCCGAATCTTAGAAAAGGTTCCTTAATAAAGTTAGAAGATTTTAGACCAATAGACAGAGATAAAGGGCTTATACTGATAGCTGTTTATGAGAAAAAGCTTTTAATAGGATACGATAAACAAAGGATGTATGTGCTAAAGGAATGGGAAGAAGAATAATTCTTGCTTTTTTTATAAATTTTTGGCTTGTAATTCCTTCTTATGGAGAAACGGTCAACGATTTTCTTTCTCGTTTAGGAGAACTAGATATAACTCTAAAAATTCTTTTTCTTATTACTTTCCTCAGCTTAGCACCAGCTCTTCTAATAACAATTACCTCTTTTACCCGTATAGTAATAATCTTATCTTTGTTAAGGCATGCTCTTGGAACGCCCCAGACACCTCCAAATCAAGTAATCATTGCTTTATCTTTGTTTCTTACGCTCTTTACTATGGCTCCTACTTTCAAAAAAATAGATGATGTTGCTTTAAAACCTTACCTTAACGGGGAAATTACAGATGTTGAAGCCATAAGAAGGGCAGGAGCTCCCTTAAAAGAATTCATGCTTCGCAATACAAGAAAAGAAGACTTAAAACTTTTCCTTGATATAAGGAACGAAAAGCCGAGAGATCCTATGGAAGTTTCTATGATTACCCTAATTCCAGCGTTTATGGTTAGTGAGATAAGAACTGCAATGGAAGTGGTTTTTGTCATTTTTTTACCTTTTATAGTGATAGATCTTCTGGTGGCAAGTATTCTAATGTCTATGGGTATGATGATGATTCCGCCTATGATGTTATCTTTACCTTTTAAGCTTATTCTATTTGTTCTCTCAAATGGTTGGGAACTCTTAATAAAATCCATAATATTGAGTTACAGATGACAGTAGATCAAGTAATCACTCTTGGACAAAAGATGCTGGAAGTTGCTCTCCTTGTGGGAACTCCTGTTTTACTTATTACCTTTCTTGTCGGTATTATCATCAGTATTTTCCAGGCGGCAACCCAAATACACGAAATGACTCTTACCTTTATACCTAAAATAGTGGCAGCACTCCTTGCAATGTTTTTCTTTGGCGGTTGGATGCTCATAAAACTTATTGATTACACAAGAGAAAACTTTGAATTCCTAATGAACGTTATAAGATGACACAAATTTTTGACGTTAATGACTTTTATGCTTACATATTGGTTCTTCTTAGAGTCGCCTCCTTCCTAATGGCTTTCCTTTTCATTGTGGCAAATTTTATTCCCTTCAATGTAAGGATTTTCCTTGTGCTTGCTTTTTCTTTTTTTGTCTTTCAGATAGTTGAACCTAAAGAAGCTATAAATTTAGAAACATTTTCTCTTGTAGAATTCTTCTTGTTGGTCTTAAAAGAAGTTTTGGTAGGTGTTTCCTTATCTCTTGTGGTATCCATATTTACTGCTATTGTTGTATTTGCTGGAGAACTTGTGGGTTATTCGATGGGATTAACAATAGTTAACATATTTGATCCTACTTTTGGTTCTATGTCAGTATTAAGTAGGTTCTTTGTTTACATTTTCTACTTGGTATTTTTTGTTTCTGACGCTTATAAAATCTTTATAGCTGCATTAGTGGAAAGTTTTCGACTTATTCCTATTGGAAACTTTCATCTTAGTGAACCATTATTTAGCTTCATTCTTGAGGAATCTAAACTTATTTTCTTTCTTGGTTTTAAACTAGCTTTTCCTTTTGTGGTTGCCCTGTTTATAACAAATTTAATTTTGGCGTTAGTTAATAGGCTCATTCCTCAAATAAACGTTTTTATTGTAGGTTTACCTTTGCAAATTTTTGTTGGACTTTTCTTTCTTGCTTCGGGATTTGCAGCTATTATTTACTTCTTTAGGTTCTTAACTGAGACCCTTTCCAAAGATATAATTAAACTAATGAAAATTTTAGGAATGTAAATGGCAAAAGATCCTTCAAAGACCGAGAAAGCGACCCCACGGCGGCGCCAGAAAGCAAGAGAAGAAGGACAGGTTCTAAAAAGTCAAGATGTTCCAATAGCTTTTACACTTTTAATTACAGTAATTCTTTTTTATTTTTACATTCCCTTTGTCTACTCTAAACTTTTAAAATTTTTTATTTTTAACTTCAGAACTTCGTCTGAGTTAAACATACTAAATAACTCGTTAATTTCTGCAAAAGTGTTCTTATTAACGGTTTTCCCTTTCTTTTTAGTTTTATTTGTTATGGGAATATTCTCGAATGTAATTCAGTTTGGATTTCTATTTACTCTTAAACCTCTGATGCCCAAACTTGATCATATAAACCCTGTAAAAGGTTTAGAGAGGCTAATCTCGATAAAAACTCTTTTTGAAACTTTAAGAAATACCCTTAAACTGTTAATAGCTTTAATTATTGGTTATTTTGTTGGTAAGTACATATTTTCGCAACTTTTTTCTTTAAGTTTTGTCTCCTTAGATAGTCAAGTTTCTCTAATTTTTAAGTACATATTGATACTTTTCTTTGTTTTTGGTCTTCTTTCAATTCCAATAGCTATTGCTGACTTCCTTTTTAGAAGATGGGAATATGAGGAAAACCTGAAGATGTCAAAAGAGGAAGTAAAAGAAGAAAGAAAGCAGTATGAAGGTCATCCTCTTATAAAGTCGGCTATAAGAAGAAGGCAAAGGGAAATTGCTATGAAGAGAATGATGGCAGAAGTTCCAAAAGCCGACGTTGTTATTACAAACCCTACCCACTACGCTGTTGCCTTAAAGTATGAGAGGGGAAAAATGCATGCTCCTAAGATAATAGCTAAAGGAGTTGATAATGTAGCTTTGAAGATTAAAGAAATAGCTATGGAACATGGAGTTCCAATAGAGGAGAATCCGGAACTTGCGAGAGCTCTTTATGAGTCTTGCGAGATTGGAGATTACATTCCTGAAAAGTTCTACAAGGCAATTGCCAAAATCTTAGCTGCTATTTATCGGAGAAGAAAGTTCTTGTGATTTTTTAGCCTGTTTCCTTATCTCGGTTAATATTTTGACAATTTTATCAACCATTGGTGGGTCAACGTAGTTTAAAACCTCGCCAGCAGCTCTCGGTTTCATGTTATAAAGGATGTAGGCTGCTTTTTTAGGATCAGAAAAAGCAGATATTTTTTGTCCAGCAAGTTCTGGATCCATTTTTTCAAACACTTTTGCAAGTTTTTTATATCTTTCTTTTTCGATCTCTTTAATTCTTTTCTCAAACTCCTCCCTCTCTTTTTTTAAATTTTCTCTTTCTTCTTCTATTTTTTTCAAAATAGCTTTTTTTTCCTCAAGAAGTTTCTCTACTTCTTTTTTTAACTTTTCAAGCCTTGCTATTTCTTTTTTTGCTTCTTTTCTCTCTATTTCCTGTCCTTTAACGCTAAGAGTTATAAATCCTATGCTAATACTAAGTACTGTAAATACTGTCAGAATGGCTCCTAACCTCATTTATAAACCTCTCAAGTAGCAGGTCCTCTCTTTTGGTGTTTTCTATTTCTATTCTTTTGATCTTTTTCTCTAAAAGCTTTATCTCACTGTTTAATATAGCAACTCTTTCTTTTTGCTTTTCTAAAACTTTGGATAGTATATCTAAATATTTCCTAAGCTTTTCTATTTCTTTAAGCTTCTTATGTTGGAGTTCTTGCAAAAGAGCTAAAGAAAAAGCATCACTAGGGGTAAACTCTTTAGAATTCTTTAATGCTTCCTCTTCTTTTAGAAGCTTTTCATTCAATTCGGAGTATTTCTTTTCTAAAAGTAGGAGTTTCCTTTTTTCCAATTCTAAACTTTTATTTTTTAATCTTATGATAAGCTTTAAAAACTTCACTTTTAACTCCTGTTTTTCATTGCTAACTGTGCAAGTCTTTGTTGTTCCTTTTTGACGAAGTTGTGAATGAATTTTTGCTCGTCAGGATTTATCTTCTCAAACTTAACTCCGTAACAGTTTGATTTTCGATGAGGTTGTACGTTAACTATAATTGATTTTAAGTTGAAGCTTTTATCCTCTAAAGAAAAGCGTAAGTTGATCTCTGTCATAGGCACAAGTTCTTCTTTTAGTTCAGAAAGAGGTATGCAGATCTTTACTCCTCCTGCACTTATATCTACGATTTTTCCTTTTAACCATTTTATCTTGTTTTCCTTTTTATCTAGGATACCTATATCACACGGTAATTCGACTTCAACTCTTGCATACTCGCGTCTTTGATACCTTGAAAGTTCAAACGTGTGAGGGATTTGAAGGATGAGCCTTCCATTATCAGTAAAAGTTTTTACCACAGTTCCCTCTAGTTTATATATACCATCTCCTTTTCTTATGAATGAGATATTTACTTTTTGGTTAACTATGCTATCTGGTAAGCTTCCTTTTATCAGTGCCCAGTACATATATCTTTCATCTTTGTCAAAGAGGACAACATCTACTTTTAGATCATCTCCTACCTGTAATTTTGCGGGCTGAAAGAGATCTATGTCTTTTGTGCTTGTTAGGGGAACGAAGTAAGGAACGTGGTCAAATCCAAGTTTCATTCTCATATCTTGGATCATTTCTTCTTTTGCGTTTGGATTGAGCTTAAGGTATAAGTTGATAACTTTTTCAAAAGGTGCCTTAAACTCCAATGCAAGAAAAGGGTCCCTACCAAGCTTTTTAGAATAGAACCATAAGATTTGGGCTTCTTCCCTAGTAAGACCTCTCTCTTTTGCCTCTTTAAAAAAGGATTCTCTTAATTGTTTCTCCTTTAAGTATTCTTTTATTCTTCCTGCAAACGTTAAAAATATTATGAAAGCTATGGTGATAAATAGAAACAAAAATACCGTAGAGCTATCCGCCGTAGGAAGTTTGAAGAAGTTAATTCTGTCCATACTATGCTCACTAAATAATAAGTTCTCTTTAAAATTATATCAGACTGAAACTATGGGCGAAAATGAATTCCATAAAATACTAACCATCCATACTTGACAAATTCTTAATGAGAATTATTATTATTAATAGACACCCCCTATCCCCCTCCCTCCTCCCCACTAGAGTAAAGGGGCGCCTCAGGGTGCCCTTCTTTTTTTGTCTTTTATCGGTTATATTCCACAATCTAAAACTTTGGAAGGGGTTCTAAAGTGGCAAAAATTATTCTGGGTTTTAGTGGAGGAGTGGATAGCTTTTATTCAGCTTACCTTCTAAAAGAACAGGGATTTACTGTATTTCCTATTCACTTTAGAATGTTTAAGAAGTCTTCAGTTGAAAAAGCAGAAAAAGTAGCGTCCATTTTAGGATTAAAGCTTACAGTTATAGATATTAGTGATGAATTTAAAAAACAGGTTATTGATTACTTTATAGAATACTATAAGAGGGGACTAACTCCTAACCCCTGTGCAGTGTGTAATAGAAACATTAAACTCAAGTACCTTTATAACTTAGCCCTTGAGTTAAATGCAGATTATATAGCTACTGGACATTATGCAAAGGTAAAGTTTTCTAAGGAGTGGAACAAAAAACTCATCTTCAGGGGGGAAGATAAGAAGAAGGAACAGTCTTACTTTCTTTCTTTAGCCGAGGATGTAGTTATCCAGAGATTGATACTTCCCCTTGGTGATTTTTCGAAAAAAGAAGTTATAGAGAGGGCAAGGACTTTAGGTTATCCATTTAAAAGCGAGAGTCAAGACATCTGCTTTATAGAAGGTCACTACGTTGACTTTTTGGAAAGGTACATTGAGCCTCAAGCTGGACTCTTTGTTCTTTCTGACGGAACACCTGTTGGAAGACATAAAGGGTACTATAGGTATACTATCGGACAAAGAAAAGGACTTGGAATTTCTTACGGTAAACCTCTTTATGTTGTTTCCATAGATGCTGAAAGGAATCAAGTCGTAGTTGGAGAAAAGAAAGAAATACAGAAAAGAGTTGTTTTTGTTAAAGATATTAACTGGCATCTAGACTTTGAAGAAATTAAAAAGTTTGATACTATTCAGGCACAAATTAGGTATCGTTCAAAACCTGTAGAAGTTGTGGACATAAACTATTTAAAAAATGGAATTTATTGTGTAAAATTAGCGGCGACAGTTGACGCCCCTACACCGGGGCAGATATGCGCCTTTTATAGCAATGAACTCCTCCTGGGAGGAGGTGAAATAACTAAGGAAGGAGAAGGAAGATGGCAGGAAGTATCGTAGCTATTGACTGGACTTTAGCAGTTCAAGCAGTAAACTTCCTCGTATTTATGGTTCTTATTAACAAATTTCTCTTTCAGCCTCTTCTAAATCTTATGGAAGAAAGGGAAAAGGAGCTTGGGTCTCATCACTCTGAAGTAGAGGCTTTAAGGAAAAAGGCTGAAGAACTCTTGAAAGAAGTTGATGAACTCTTGAATGGTGCAAAGGCAAAAGCTAAAAAGATTATTGACGAAGCTGTAAAAGAGGCTAAAGCTGAGAGAGATAGAATTCTCAAGGCTGCTCAAGAAGAAGCTACTGCAAAAGTAGAGGAAGCAAAGAAAGAAATTTGGCAAGGCTTTGAAAGCGAGAAGGCTAAAATCGAGGCTGAAGCTGAAAAGATAGCAGATGAAGTTGTAAGGAAAATTCTTGGTAAAAAGGCTGCTTAAGGGGGTAAAATGGAGCAGGCACAGAACCTTCTACTTTGGAAAACGGTAAATACAGTAATTCTAGTGGCTATTCTCTACTACATTCTTAGAAAACCTGTATCAAAGTTCATTTACGATGGTATCAATTCTATAGCTAGTAAGTTTGAGAGAGTTAAACAAGAAAAAGAAGAAGCATTAAAGCTTTTGAAGGAAGCTGAGAAAAAATCTCAAGAAGCCAAAGTGGAAGCAGAGAAGATAATTAAATACTCCCAAGAACTTGCTGAAAAAGAAAAGCAACAAATAATAGCTGAAGCGAAAGCTACTGCTGAGAGAATTATAAAAATGGCTGATGAAGAAATTGAAAGGGAAGTATTTAAGGCTAAGGAAGAGCTTAAAAAGTTTGCGGCTATGAAGGCTATAGAATTGGCAGAACAAAAGCTAAAGGGAACTATAGATCCTGAAACAAATAAGAAACTTATTGAATCTAGCCTTCAAAAGCTTTAGGAGGGATCAAGTTGAGACTGGAAGTAAGAGTAGCAAGAAGATACGCTAAAGCTCTAGTGGATGTTCTTTCAGACGAGAAACTGGAGAAGATCTTAAGCGAAGTTAAAGTGCTTGATTCAGTTATTGATGAGAAAGCAGTTAGGTACTTTAAAAGTCCTGTAGTTCCTTTGGAAAAGAAGAAAGGGCTTATTGAACAAGTACTCCAAAAGATAGAAGCTTCTGAAGAACTAAAAAGAGTTCTTGTGCTTATGGCAGAAAAAGATAGGCTCGGAATTATTAAAGAGTTTGTGTCTGAGTTTGAGAAGTTTGTAAACTTACGTCTTGGGGTGATTAAGGCTGAAATTGTTAGTGCAGTAGAAATTGACGAAGAGACTTTATCTAAAATAAAGGAGAAGATAGAGAACCTCTTTGGAAAGAAAGCGGAGATAACTACAAAACTTGATCCCTCCATAATAGGTGGCTTTATCATAAAGGTAGGAGATAAGGTTCTTGATGCATCAGTTAGAACTCAACTTGAGAACTTAAAGAAGGCAATAGTAGATTAACATAAAAAAATTAGCGAGGTGAAGGGATGCAAGTAAGAGCAGAAGAAATTTCCGAACTAATAAGAAAACAGATTGAGGAGTTTGAAGCATCCGTTAATCTTGATGAGACAGGTATCGTAATCAAAGTAGGCGATGGTGTAGCAAGAGTTTATGGTTTAGAGAACGTAGAATATGGAGAAGTAGTAGAGTTTGAAGATGGTACAGAAGGAGTTGCTTTCAACCTCGAAGAAGACAACGTTGGTGTAGTTCTCCTTGGAAAAGGTAAAGGAATTGTAGAAGGTGGAAAAGCAAAGAGGACAGGTAGAATCTTGGATATGCCTGTAGGTGATGGTCTAATTGGAAGAGTTCTTGATCCTCTTGGAAAGCCTATTGATGGTAAAGGGGATATTGAATACGTAGAAAGAAGAGCTGTTGAACGTATCGCTCCTGGTATTGTTACAAGAAAACCTGTTCACGAACCACTTCAAACGGGTATTAAAGCTATTGACGCTCTTATTCCAATCGGAAGAGGACAGAGAGAGCTTATCATTGGTGATAGACAGACAGGAAAAACAACAATTGCTATAGATACTATCCTCAACCAAAAAAGAGAAGGAGTTATCTGTATCTACTGTGCTATTGGACAAAAGCGTTCCACAGTTGCTCAAACAATTCAGCTCCTAAAAGAACATGGAGCTATGGACTATACAATTGTAATAGCTGCTACAGCTTCTGACCCAGCAGCTCTCCAGTATCTTGCTCCATATTCTGCAGTTACTGTGGCCGAATACTTTAGAGATACAGGAAGGGCTGCTCTTATTATCTACGACGACCTTTCTAAGCACGCTGTAGCTTACAGAGAAATGTCACTTCTCTTAAGACGTCCACCAGGAAGAGAAGCTTATCCTGGAGACGTGTTCTACCTACACTCTAGACTTCTTGAAAGAGCTGCTAAGCTTAACGACGAACTCGGTGCTGGTTCTCTAACAGCTCTTCCAATTATTGAAACAAAAGCTGGGGACATCTCTGCTTACATTCCAACAAACGTTATTTCTATTACTGACGGACAGATCTTCCTTGAAACAGACCTATTCTACAAAGGTCAAAGACCAGCTATTAACGTAGGTCTTTCCGTTTCAAGGGTCGGTGGTGCAGCCCAGATTAAGGCTATGAAGCAGGTAGCAGGAAAACTAAGACTTGAGCTTGCTCGTTACAGAGAACTTGAGGCCTTCTCACAGTTTGCTTCTGACTTAGACCCTGCTACAAGGGCTCAACTTGAACGTGGTAAGAGACTTATGGAACTTCTAAAGCAACCACCAAACAGTCCAGTTCCTGTTGAAAAGCAAATTGTTGCATTCTTTGCTGCAATCAATGGATACCTTGATGATATTCCTGTTGAGGCTGTTACAAAGTTTGAAAAGGAACTTTACTCTTTCATGGATGCTAAGTACTCAAACATTCTAAACGAAATCCTTGAGAAGAAGCAGCTTGACGACGAGCTTACAAACAAACTCCACTCTGCTATTAAGGAGTTTAAGGCTACATTTACTGCCTAATTAGTGAGGTAAAAAATGCCTGGAATGAGAGAAATAAAAGCTAAGATAAAGAGCTTAAAAGGTACAAAGCGGATTACCGCCGCCATGAAGGCGGTATCCGCCGCTAAACTTCGTAAAGCTCAAGTAGATCTTTTTAACATCCGCCCTTACGCTGATGTAATGAAAGGAATGGTTGAAGGCCTTTACTTAAGAGAGAACTCTGCTATTCATTCCATCTTCGCTGTAAGACCTGTAA of Desulfurobacteriaceae bacterium contains these proteins:
- the fliR gene encoding flagellar biosynthetic protein FliR, whose protein sequence is MTQIFDVNDFYAYILVLLRVASFLMAFLFIVANFIPFNVRIFLVLAFSFFVFQIVEPKEAINLETFSLVEFFLLVLKEVLVGVSLSLVVSIFTAIVVFAGELVGYSMGLTIVNIFDPTFGSMSVLSRFFVYIFYLVFFVSDAYKIFIAALVESFRLIPIGNFHLSEPLFSFILEESKLIFFLGFKLAFPFVVALFITNLILALVNRLIPQINVFIVGLPLQIFVGLFFLASGFAAIIYFFRFLTETLSKDIIKLMKILGM
- the flhB gene encoding flagellar biosynthesis protein FlhB, which codes for MAKDPSKTEKATPRRRQKAREEGQVLKSQDVPIAFTLLITVILFYFYIPFVYSKLLKFFIFNFRTSSELNILNNSLISAKVFLLTVFPFFLVLFVMGIFSNVIQFGFLFTLKPLMPKLDHINPVKGLERLISIKTLFETLRNTLKLLIALIIGYFVGKYIFSQLFSLSFVSLDSQVSLIFKYILILFFVFGLLSIPIAIADFLFRRWEYEENLKMSKEEVKEERKQYEGHPLIKSAIRRRQREIAMKRMMAEVPKADVVITNPTHYAVALKYERGKMHAPKIIAKGVDNVALKIKEIAMEHGVPIEENPELARALYESCEIGDYIPEKFYKAIAKILAAIYRRRKFL
- a CDS encoding PilZ domain-containing protein; translation: MDRINFFKLPTADSSTVFLFLFITIAFIIFLTFAGRIKEYLKEKQLRESFFKEAKERGLTREEAQILWFYSKKLGRDPFLALEFKAPFEKVINLYLKLNPNAKEEMIQDMRMKLGFDHVPYFVPLTSTKDIDLFQPAKLQVGDDLKVDVVLFDKDERYMYWALIKGSLPDSIVNQKVNISFIRKGDGIYKLEGTVVKTFTDNGRLILQIPHTFELSRYQRREYARVEVELPCDIGILDKKENKIKWLKGKIVDISAGGVKICIPLSELKEELVPMTEINLRFSLEDKSFNLKSIIVNVQPHRKSNCYGVKFEKINPDEQKFIHNFVKKEQQRLAQLAMKNRS
- the mnmA gene encoding tRNA 2-thiouridine(34) synthase MnmA, which gives rise to MAKIILGFSGGVDSFYSAYLLKEQGFTVFPIHFRMFKKSSVEKAEKVASILGLKLTVIDISDEFKKQVIDYFIEYYKRGLTPNPCAVCNRNIKLKYLYNLALELNADYIATGHYAKVKFSKEWNKKLIFRGEDKKKEQSYFLSLAEDVVIQRLILPLGDFSKKEVIERARTLGYPFKSESQDICFIEGHYVDFLERYIEPQAGLFVLSDGTPVGRHKGYYRYTIGQRKGLGISYGKPLYVVSIDAERNQVVVGEKKEIQKRVVFVKDINWHLDFEEIKKFDTIQAQIRYRSKPVEVVDINYLKNGIYCVKLAATVDAPTPGQICAFYSNELLLGGGEITKEGEGRWQEVS
- a CDS encoding ATP synthase F0 subunit B → MAGSIVAIDWTLAVQAVNFLVFMVLINKFLFQPLLNLMEEREKELGSHHSEVEALRKKAEELLKEVDELLNGAKAKAKKIIDEAVKEAKAERDRILKAAQEEATAKVEEAKKEIWQGFESEKAKIEAEAEKIADEVVRKILGKKAA
- a CDS encoding ATP synthase F0 subunit B, encoding MEQAQNLLLWKTVNTVILVAILYYILRKPVSKFIYDGINSIASKFERVKQEKEEALKLLKEAEKKSQEAKVEAEKIIKYSQELAEKEKQQIIAEAKATAERIIKMADEEIEREVFKAKEELKKFAAMKAIELAEQKLKGTIDPETNKKLIESSLQKL
- the atpH gene encoding ATP synthase F1 subunit delta, encoding MRLEVRVARRYAKALVDVLSDEKLEKILSEVKVLDSVIDEKAVRYFKSPVVPLEKKKGLIEQVLQKIEASEELKRVLVLMAEKDRLGIIKEFVSEFEKFVNLRLGVIKAEIVSAVEIDEETLSKIKEKIENLFGKKAEITTKLDPSIIGGFIIKVGDKVLDASVRTQLENLKKAIVD
- the atpA gene encoding F0F1 ATP synthase subunit alpha — protein: MQVRAEEISELIRKQIEEFEASVNLDETGIVIKVGDGVARVYGLENVEYGEVVEFEDGTEGVAFNLEEDNVGVVLLGKGKGIVEGGKAKRTGRILDMPVGDGLIGRVLDPLGKPIDGKGDIEYVERRAVERIAPGIVTRKPVHEPLQTGIKAIDALIPIGRGQRELIIGDRQTGKTTIAIDTILNQKREGVICIYCAIGQKRSTVAQTIQLLKEHGAMDYTIVIAATASDPAALQYLAPYSAVTVAEYFRDTGRAALIIYDDLSKHAVAYREMSLLLRRPPGREAYPGDVFYLHSRLLERAAKLNDELGAGSLTALPIIETKAGDISAYIPTNVISITDGQIFLETDLFYKGQRPAINVGLSVSRVGGAAQIKAMKQVAGKLRLELARYRELEAFSQFASDLDPATRAQLERGKRLMELLKQPPNSPVPVEKQIVAFFAAINGYLDDIPVEAVTKFEKELYSFMDAKYSNILNEILEKKQLDDELTNKLHSAIKEFKATFTA